The Shewanella halotolerans region TGGGGCCGCGGGTAGTATCGCCGCCCACCAGGGCAACGCCGTAGTACTGCGCTGCCTCATTCAGCCCCAGGCTAAACTCCTCCAGCCAGGTATCGTCCACCTCGGGCAGAGTGAGTGCAAGTGTCATCCAGGCAGGCTCTGCGCCCATGGCGGCGAGATCCGACAGGTTAACCGCCAGCGCCTTGTAACCCAAGGCCTTGGCGGGCATGTTGGCGTAAAAGTGTACATTTTCAACCAGGGTGTCGCAGGAGATAGCTATCACCTTGTTCTCGGCGGGCTGGACCAGGGCGCAGTCGTCGCCGATCCCCAGGTGCACATCGCGGCGGGTCTGGCCAAGGTTAGCAAAGAAATGATCGATTAATTTAAACTCTTTCACAGTCTTAAGAACCATAGTAAGGGTTAATCAGCTAGCACACTTTTAAGCGAAGACAACATCGAGCGAACGAAGGCGACGTCGAGGTTAAACCTGAATATAAAAAACGGCATCCTGGGACGCCGTTAATTGTATCACTTTTTAGCGACTATCTTGTCGAGAATGCCGTTGACGAACTTGTGACCATCTTCAGCGCCGAAGGCCTTGGCCAGCTCGATAGCCTCGTTGATGGCTACCTTGTAAGGCACATCCTTACGGAAGGTCAGCTCGTAGGTCGCGATGCGCAGCACCGCCTTCTCGATAGGCGAAACCTCATCGAACGGGCGCTCGAGGTGAGGCATAATCAACTCATCCAACTGAGCCGACTTGGTCGTGGTGCCTGATAGCAATTCACGGAAATAGCTAACGTCGACGCCATCGATCTTCTGCTCGGTGAGAAATTCATGCTCCACGTCGGCAACATTATTGCCGCTTAACTGCCATGAATAGATAGCTTGTACCGCTAGACGACGGGCTTTACGGCGCTCTGAAGGTTTCATCTTGGTTCCTAATCTTACAACTGCTGTTCTAGTTCTTGCAGAACATTGACCATCTCTAGCAGACCAAGTGCCGCTTCGCCGCCCTTGTTACCCGCCTTAGTACCAGAACGCTCGATAGCTTGTTCAATGGTATCTGTGGTCAATACACCGAATGACACAGGAAGGTCGAACTCAAGCGCTATTTGAGCCAGCCCCTTGTTACACTCGCCTGCAACAAAATCAAAGTGTGGCGTACCACCACGGATCACGGCGCCCAGCGCTATGATGCCGTCAAATTTACCACTTGCCGCCACACGACGGGCTGCCAGTGGCAGCTCTACGGCACCCGGTACGCGGACAACGGTAATGTTGTCGTCGGCGACCTGACCGAAGCGCTTCAATGTATCCACCGCGCCTTCTAGCAGGCTTTCAACCACGAAGCTGTTAAAACGTGAAACCACTATGGCCACTTTGGCGTTTTTCGACTCGATATTACCTTGAACTACGTTCATTTATCTTACCTAAATTAGCTTAACAAACCCGGCACGGGAAAAAAGAGGCGGTATGATACCACAGCCCACCGCGTTGATCCCCATGCAATTTAACTCAATTCGATGAATTACAAGCAGACTAGCTTATTCTGCAATGTATTCAGTCACTTCTAAACCGAAACCCGACAGCGAATGGTAACGTTTAGGCGAGCTGAGCAGACGCATGCTGGTCACGCCCACATCGGCCAGGATCTGCGAGCCCACGCCGACTTGACGTGAGGTGCCTTGCCACTGTGCCGGTGCGCCGACTTCGCCCTTGTCTTCCGCCTCGAAGGCCTTGACCTTGGCCACCAACTCTTCGTTGCTCTGCTGATGACCCAGCACCACCAAGACGCCGCCTTCATCGGCGATACGCGCCATGGCTTTTTCCAGCGGCCAGCTGCGCTTCTCATCGCGCTCTGAGTGCAGCAGGT contains the following coding sequences:
- the nusB gene encoding transcription antitermination factor NusB gives rise to the protein MKPSERRKARRLAVQAIYSWQLSGNNVADVEHEFLTEQKIDGVDVSYFRELLSGTTTKSAQLDELIMPHLERPFDEVSPIEKAVLRIATYELTFRKDVPYKVAINEAIELAKAFGAEDGHKFVNGILDKIVAKK
- the ribH gene encoding 6,7-dimethyl-8-ribityllumazine synthase, with amino-acid sequence MNVVQGNIESKNAKVAIVVSRFNSFVVESLLEGAVDTLKRFGQVADDNITVVRVPGAVELPLAARRVAASGKFDGIIALGAVIRGGTPHFDFVAGECNKGLAQIALEFDLPVSFGVLTTDTIEQAIERSGTKAGNKGGEAALGLLEMVNVLQELEQQL